A single window of Vigna unguiculata cultivar IT97K-499-35 chromosome 1, ASM411807v1, whole genome shotgun sequence DNA harbors:
- the LOC114165357 gene encoding ankyrin-1-like, with the protein MSPSHLPLRWESTGEQWWYASPIDCAAANGHYDLVVELLHLDANLLIKLTSLRRIRRLETVWDDEEHFEDVAKCRSQVARNLMLECETGRGINSLIRAGYGGWLLYTAASAGDVDFVRELLGRNPALVLGEGEYGVTDILYAAARSNDCEVFEVVLRSALSPPAQMEEVFEKDMMNRAVHAAARGGNWEMLKQLVKEDCGVLGFRDAQGCTVLHTAAARGQVQVVRNLLATFDVVNLTDDQGNTALHVASYGGHLPVVEILIRASPSLALVTNHYGDTFLHMAVAGFRSPGFRRLDKHAELMKQLVCGKIVNLQNIINVKNNDGRTVLHVAVIDNVQCELVELLMSVPSIDLNICDADGMTPLDLLKQRPKSASSDILIKMIVSSGGVSNGKNPIAGNALCIHHKAHVIGGSPGTSFRIPDAEIFLYTGIENSSDCNYDQASVESYSCSNEPSNSDSENSPHTKKYDNSANRAVRRSSKFRLRWPKRKETKTTASELEDDDSLDPFSSSRNLEDFAIPLRQRYSQQPCSLPNNKRTTSLPSSSSKVKFSAGLMQGVIQVKPHFSHTTPSPFQELSVASLSSIKKQKGTDIKGPSCSNPPSEDTALLLDYKHCSLNKN; encoded by the exons ATGTCTCCTTCACACTTGCCTCTGCGTTGGGAGAGCACCGGAGAGCAGTGGTGGTACGCTTCTCCGATCGATTGCGCCGCCGCGAACGGCCACTACGATCTGGTGGTGGAGCTTCTCCACCTCGACGCCAACCTCCTCATTAAGCTCACTTCCCTCCGCAGAATTCGGCGCCTCGAAACAGTGTGGGACGACGAGGAACACTTCGAGGACGTCGCGAAATGTCGCTCGCAGGTTGCGAGGAACCTCATGCTGGAATGCGAGACGGGAAGAGGAATCAACTCCCTCATTCGCGCCGGCTACGGCGGGTGGCTCCTCTACACCGCCGCCTCGGCCGGTGACGTGGATTTCGTCCGGGAACTGTTGGGGAGGAACCCTGCGCTTGTGTTGGGAGAAGGAGAGTATGGAGTCACTGATATACTGTATGCTGCTGCGAGGAGCAATGACTGTGAGGTGTTTGAGGTTGTGCTTCGTTCTGCTCTCTCGCCGCCGGCGCAGATGGAAGAGGTTTTCGAGAAGGATATGATGAATAGAGCGGTTCATGCTGCTGCGAGAGGAGGGAACTGGGAGATGCTGAAACAGCTTGTGAAAGAGGATTGTGGCGTTTTGGGGTTTAGAGATGCTCAAGGGTGCACCGTTTTGCATACTGCAGCTGCCAGAGGACAGGTTCAG GTGGTGAGAAATCTACTTGCAACATTCGATGTTGTAAACTTAACAGATGATCAAGGAAACACAGCGTTACATGTAGCATCTTACGGGGGTCACTTACCCGTGGTGGAGATTCTGATTCGTGCATCCCCTTCATTAGCATTGGTAACCAACCACTATGGAGATACTTTTCTTCATATGGCAGTGGCTGGTTTCAGAAGTCCCGGTTTCCGAAGATTGGACAAACATGCTGAGCTCATGAAGCAATTGGTTTGTGGAAAGATCGTGAATTTACAGAACATCATCAATGTCAAGAACAATGATGGAAGAACGGTTCTTCATGTAGCAGTGATTGATAACGTTCAGTGCGAGCTAGTGGAACTGTTGATGTCTGTGCCATCAATTGATCTTAACATTTGTGATGCTGATGGAATGACCCCTTTGGATCTTCTGAAACAAAGACCAAAATCAGCATCTTCTGATATCTTAATCAAGATGATAGTTTCCTCTGGAGGGGTCTCTAATGGTAAAAATCCTATAGCAGGAAATGCACTTTGCATTCATCACAAAGCTCATGTCATTGGAGGGAGTCCTGGCACTTCGTTTAGAATACCAGATGCTGAGATTTTCTTGTACACTGGCATTGAGAATTCATCAGATTGCAATTATGATCAAGCAAGTGTGGAATCATATTCCTGCTCAAACGAACCAAGCAATTCTGACTCCGAAAATTCCCCACACACCAAGAAGTATGATAATTCTGCGAATCGTGCTGTGAGGCGTTCTTCAAAGTTTCGTCTCAGGTGGCCTAAAAGAAAGGAGACAAAAACAACTGCATCAGAATTAGAAGATGACGATTCTCTTGATCCTTTTAGTTCAAGTAGAAACTTGGAAGATTTTGCAATTCCATTGCGGCAAAGATACTCACAACAACCATGCTCCCTTCCAAACAACAAAAGAACAACTTCTCTTCCAAGTTCATCCTCCAAAGTGAAATTCAGTGCTGGTCTGATGCAAGGTGTGATTCAAGTAAAGCCACATTTTTCTCATACAACTCCAAGTCCTTTCCAAGAATTATCTGTGGCTTCTCTTTCTTCCATCAAGAAACAAAAGGGTACTGATATAAAGGGACCCTCTTGTTCTAATCCACCATCGGAGGACACAGCCCTTCTGTTGGACTACAAACATTGTTCCCTCAATAAAAACTGA
- the LOC114176705 gene encoding DNA polymerase alpha subunit B, which yields MEEEIKSEFKRSGFDIEDEQEILRKCVTFCTDYSLTPSDLVSSWEVHYLNRQLNRPIVESAEIDGFLLHLQNEKKEDSIKENEKEKESGLHTYSIGDVEMLLNNDDDTKDDTPGTPINHHHDLFPPSTEPTSLMYENVLSSGKASKSKLITPFSKRTDRFAVKFSINTLPGVENGKQEPDHEYTENDEDDVLRRVPQRERCSLVIHGSGLKPGCKFMYDRTEDRLNAIENRIRKHTRALVASGLYEEPTDPTSASQRSIFAVGMICCDAEGRLNEKSVMLQSSIEHSGGECVRLDLQRLNHYSIFPGQVVGIGGHNPSGHCFIASKLVDSIPMSVADENLNPLKKQAIDKENQSTDTISKQRELSMIIAAGPFTTTDNLLFEPLTELLLYAKRRPPQLLVLLGPFVDSEHPDLKKGTVDRSFDEIFHFEIVRKLEDYVERVGSGTRVLLVPSIRDANHDFVFPQPALEINLTDFKPQIVSLANPGIFEANEVKVGCCTVDILKQISGEEISRTAADGKPIDRMSRLANHILNQQSFYPLYPPAESVPLDFSLAPEALQLSLVPDVLILPSDIKYFVKVLGSESEGINNTKCIAVNPGRLAKGEGGGTFVELDYGGGSNQINASIVGI from the exons ATGGAAGAGGAAATCAAATCCGAATTCAAAAGAAGCGGTTTCGATATCGAAGACGAACAAGAAATTCTCAGAAAAT GTGTCACTTTCTGCACCGATTACAGTCTCACTCCTTCCGATCTCGTCTCAAGCTGGGAAGTTCATTACCTCAATAG ACAGCTAAATCGACCAATTGTAGAAAGTGCTGAAATTGATGGCTTTCTGTTGCATCTACAAAATGAGAAGAAAGAGGACAGtataaaggaaaatgaaaaggaaaaggaaagtGGCTTGCATACGTACTCTATAGGAGATGTAGAAAT GCTCTTAAATAACGATGATGATACAAAGGACGATACTCCCGGAACTCCAATAAATCACCATCATGATCTCTTTCCTCCTTCAACTGAGCCAACATCTTTAATGTATGAGAATGTTTTATCTTCTGGGAAAGcatcaaaatcaaaactaaTAACACCCTTTTCAAAGCGAACAGATAGGTTTGCAGTGAAATTTAGCATCAACACTCTCCCTGGTGTCGAGAATGGGAAGCAGGAACCTGATCATGAGTATACTGagaatgatgaagatgatgttcTCAGAAGAGTTCCACAACGTGAAAGGTGTTCATTGGTCATTCATGGATCAGGACTCAAACCGGGTTGTAAATTCATGTATGATAGAACGGAGGATAGG ctTAATGCAATAGAAAACCGAATTAGAAAACATACAAGGGCATTGGTAGCTTCTGGTCTCTATGAAGAACCAACAGACCCCACATCTGCTTCACAG AGGAGCATTTTTGCTGTTGGCATGATTTGTTGTGATGCTGAAGGGCGTTTAAATGAGAAGTCTGTCATGTTGCAGAGCAG TATTGAGCATTCTGGAGGGGAATGCGTTCGCCTTGACTTACAACGTTTAAACCATTATTCAATTTTTCCTGGCCAG GTAGTTGGTATTGGAGGACATAATCCTAGTGGGCATTGCTTTATTGCATCTAAATTGGTGGATTCTATACCTATGTCTGTTGCTGATGAGAATTTGAATCCTCTGAAGAAGCAAGCTATTGATAAGGAGAATCAGTCTACTGATACGATTAGTAAACAAAGAGAGTTATCAATG ATTATTGCGGCTGGTCCCTTTACTACGACAGACAATTTATTGTTTGAACCTCTTACAGAACTGCTGCTATACGCAAAACGAAGACCGCCACAGTTGCTTGTATTG CTGGGACCGTTTGTGGATTCTGAGCACCCAGATCTTAAGAAAGGAACCGTAGACAGGAGTTTTGATGAAATATTTCATTTTGAAATCGTGAGGAAG TTGGAAGATTATGTAGAGCGCGTGGGTTCTGGAACACGTGTTCTTCTTGTTCCATCTATACGGGATGCTAACCATGATTTTGTGTTTCCTCAG cCCGCACTGGAAATCAATTTAACTGATTTCAAACCTCAG ATAGTCAGTCTCGCTAATCCTGGAATCTTTGAGGCAAATGAG GTTAAGGTTGGTTGCTGTACCGTGGATATTCTCAAGCAAATCAGCGGAGAGGAGATATCGCGGACTGCAGCAGATGGAAAACCAATTGATCGTATGAGTAGACTTGCAAACCATATTCTCAACCAACAAAG CTTCTATCCACTTTACCCACCCGCAGAAAGTGTCCCGTTGGACTTTTCGCTTGCTCCAGAAGCCCTTCAACTTTCATTGGTTCCGGACGTACTTATCCTACCTTCAGACATCAAGTACTTTGTCAAG